Proteins co-encoded in one Papaver somniferum cultivar HN1 chromosome 5, ASM357369v1, whole genome shotgun sequence genomic window:
- the LOC113282790 gene encoding uncharacterized protein PFB0145c-like, which produces MMMTMEISSPVFHLNLPNTSSSQRPSKIWSLKFNEKPNYFGVVGVQKKKRQSLKMIRSILDNRMLNIGTSDEGSTKPVRFLLETLFAQTQKLEEQISRASNTTEGIDLGLTLETIELDLQAALEVLLKKEEDLKKAESMLLLEDEEVNRAKVELERQEEEIAAARSKQEKIEEDLKRANLNLASQARQIEDLKLTVKEKDRHLSAAKSALSLKEDELDKMRNELTQKTEEVTLMGSELNSRIQLLNEATEVIKRQGLEVQELHNIVNAKKLELQESIKMRELERGRLELAEEHLQKRTLEWLSAKEELQYLAENAHRNFAETNETFEDFKRVRKLLVNVKSELVSSQKSLASSRKKMEEQGNRLENQLEELKKQKSFMISYLKNLENAQVEVESERAGIDLAKNRNKEVKRDLNLDEELITQLQEELNKERSSLELANQEIISIQTKLEQNTSKFEETQNLLRVKESELVEARLQLQHLKSEWTSSQLILQERDTDLLHARQNLEELNLDIAELKRLLTSREEQLIQTRTELQDKDKEVDAIQSELNDTKLKYSEAASVVERISDLTNKLVHSMKEDEEGYDGSASFPLEEEIQLSGMNHLLLKAIEKPIQISRREMKQLETELEMTKESLREKEMEVLATHRALLVKDEKLKTVIDRLDDKEGELSRMKEEMVDDANGLRKLYELAQEKIGDKTIGDLAIERLQLEAAQLEVEAATTALQKLADMSGELLDKANITAQANIDDIFPEVLLVQEREERLSEAEYEIARLSNLTEQLVKDAGILDGSTN; this is translated from the exons ATGATGATGACCATGGAAATCTCATCTCCTGTTTTTCATCTTAACCTTCCCAACACTTCTTCTTCTCAAAGACCTTCGAAG ATATGGTCTCTAAAGTTCAACGAGAAACCGAATTATTTCGGTGTTGTGGGAGTTCAAAAGAAGAAAAGGCAATCCCTGAAGATGATAAGGTCGATATTGGATAATAGAATGCTGAACATTGGTACCTCTGATGAAGGATCGACCAAACCTGTGAGGTTTCTTCTGGAGACATTGTTTGCGCAGACACAAAAGCTGGAAGAACAGATAAGCAGAGCTTCTAACACTACTGAGGGGATTGATTTAGGGCTTACTCTTGAAACCATTGAATTAGACCTTCAAGCTGCCTTAGAAGTATTACTAAAGAAGGAAGAAGATCTCAAGAAAGCTGAGAGTATGTTGCtgttggaagatgaagaagttaaCCGGGCAAAAGTAGAGTTGGAAcgtcaagaagaagaaattgctgCAGCTCGGTCCAAACAGGAAAAAATTGAAGAGGACTTGAAGCGGGCTAATCTCAATCTAGCCTCTCAAGCCAGGCAGATAGAAGATCTTAAACTTACAGTCAAGGAGAAGGACCGACATCTTAGTGCTGCAAAATCTGCACTCTCTTTGAAGGAAGACGAACTCGATAAGATGAGAAATGAGTTAACTCAAAAGACTGAGGAGGTTACATTGATGGGTTCAGAACTGAACTCCAGGATTCAGCTCCTAAATGAAGCTACTGAGGTAATCAAGAGACAAGGTCTCGAGGTCCAAGAGCTTCACAACATAGTTAATGCAAAGAAACTTGAGCTACAAGAGTCGATTAAGATGAGGGAACTTGAGAGAGGAAGACTGGAACTTGCGGAAGAACATTTACAAAAGCGGACTTTGGAGTGGTTATCAGCAAAAGAAGAACTACAATACCTGGCGGAAAATGCACACAGAAATTTTGCCGAAACTAATGAAACATTCGAAGATTTCAAGAGAGTGAGGAAGCTTCTTGTCAATGTGAAATCTGAGCTAGTTTCTTCGCAGAAGTCTTTGGCATCTTCCCGGAAGAAAATGGAAGAGCAGGGGAACCGACTTGAAAACCAATTGGAAGAATTGAAGAAACAAAAGAGTTTTATGATATCTTACTTGAAGAATTTGGAAAATGCACAAGTAGAAGTAGAAAGCGAGCGAGCAGGTATTGACCTTGCAAAGAATCGAAATAAAGAGGTTAAGCGGGACTTGAATCTGGACGAGGAGTTGATAACACAGTTACAAGAGGAGTTGAATAAAGAGAGGTCTTCTCTTGAATTGGCAAACCAGGAGATTATTTCTATTCAGACTAAGCTAGAACAAAACACTTCTAAATTTGAAGAGACGCAAAATCTCCTACGTGTTAAAGAGTCAGAACTAGTGGAGGCCAGGCTTCAACTTCAGCATCTAAAATCTGAGTGGACTTCCAGCCAACTTATTTTACAAGAGAGGGATACTGATCTTCTCCATGCACGGCAAAACTTGGAGGAACTAAATCTTGATATTGCAGAATTGAAGAGGCTCTTAACCAGCAGAGAGGAACAGCTTATCCAAACCAGGACGGAGTTACAGGATAAAGATAAGGAAGTTGATGCGATACAATCTGAACTCAATGACACAAAGCTGAAGTACTCAGAAGCTGCTAGTGTTGTGGAAAGGATCTCTGACTTAACAAACAAGTTGGTTCACTCTatgaaggaagatgaagaaggataTGATGGTTCAGCAAGCTTTCCATTGGAAGAGGAAATCCAATTGTCAGGGATGAATCATTTACTACTGAAAGCAATCGAGAAACCAATACAGATTTCCAGGAGGGAGATGAAACAGTTGGAAACTGAGCTTGAGATGACCAAGGAAAGCTTGAGAGAGAAAGAAATGGAGGTTCTCGCTACACATAGGGCTTTGCTTGTAAAGGATGAGAAGCTGAAAACAGTTATTGACAGACTGGATGACAAGGAAGGGGAGCTGAGCAGGATGAAGGAAGAAATGGTGGACGATGCTAATGGCCTGAGGAAACTGTATGAGCTTGCACAGGAGAAAATTGGGGACAAAACCATAGGGGACCTAGCAATTGAGAGGCTTCAGCTTGAAGCAGCCCAGCTAGAAGTGGAAGCTGCAACTACCGCGCTTCAAAAGCTTGCTGACATGAGTGGTGAGCTACTGGACAAAGCTAACATTACAGCACAGGCAAACATTGATGATATCTTCCCGGAAGTATTACTTGTTCAAGAGAGGGAAGAGCGTCTTTCAGAAGCAGAATATGAAATTGCCCGACTCTCTAATTTGACAGAACAACTTGTAAAGGATGCAGGAATACTTGATGGTTCTACAAACTAG
- the LOC113282791 gene encoding E3 ubiquitin-protein ligase KEG-like has product MYNNSNSASDAFEFELFEGDPENLKTVVATAPNRISSPWIDSSALKLKHRIGRGPFGDVWLATHHRSTEDYDEHHEVAVKMLHPVKEDYMQAVVNRFQNLFSTYQGIQSVCRLHGISITNGKICIVMKFYEGSVGDRMARLKGGKLPLPDVLRYGIELAQGIRELHLKGILVLNLKPCNFLLNENDQVFLGDMGIPSLLLGIPLPTPDMALRLGTPNYMAPEQWEPDVRGPISFETDSWGFGCSIVEMVSGVQPWCGRSVEEIFRSVVIKQEKPHLPIGLPPALENVLRGCFEYDFRKRPLMVNLLEAFKSSLNAVYDDVSWIGLGNKVLVDKVTGIGYTEWLLSKDQLQIGDTVRSRKPPNSCKVENMNVPEGTIVGLETDGFLLVRVHGIHDPLRIHSSTLERVTLGLAAGDWVRVKKENNKHSPVGILHSIERDGTVAVGFIGVETLWKGHSSELQMAESYCVGQFVKLKENILSPRFEWPEKRGNECFTGRISQILPNGCLVVKFPGRFVFKEAFKTYLADPAEVELVSFKTCTGVVKKYQHLEAFHWAVRPLIFSLGLFTAMRLGMFVGRKVGRSKRKTDQRKKDQTIPVEVGDRQNQDAQTGGKGWKVTNILFRE; this is encoded by the exons ATGTATAACAACTCCAATTCAGCTTCTGATGCTTTTGAATTTGAACTATTTGAGGGAGACCCAGAGAATCTAAAGACTGTAGTAGCAACAGCACCAAATCGGATTAGCAGTCCATGGATTGATTCTTCTGCATTGAAACTTAAGCATAGGATTGGGCGTGGTCCATTTGGTGATGTTTGGTTAGCGACTCATCATCGTTCAACTGAAGATTATGATGAGCATCATGAAGTTGCTGTCAAAATGCTTCATCCTGTCAAGGAAGATTACATGCAGGCTGTAGTGAATAGGTTTCAAAATCTATTTTCTACTTACCAAGGGATACAAAGTGTTTGTAggcttcatggtatctcaatcaccaaTGGGAAG ATATGCATTGTCATGAAGTTTTATGAGGGATCTGTAGGAGACAGAATGGCACGTCTTAAAGGGGGCAAACTTCCATTACCCGATGTTTTGAG GTATGGAATTGAATTGGCTCAAGGGATTCGAGAACTTCACTTGAAAGGAATCCTTGTTCTTAATCTCAAGCCGTGTAACTTCCTATTAAATGAAAATGACCAAGTATTTCTTGGAGATATGGGAATCCCATCACTGCTGCTTGGTATTCCTCTTCCCACTCCAGATATGGCTTTAAGGCTTGGAACTCCAAATTACATGGCTCCTGAACAATGGGAGCCAGATGTTAGAGGTCCAATATCTTTTGAGACGGATTCATGGGGATTTGGGTGCAGCATTGTGGAGATGGTGAGTGGCGTTCAACCTTGGTGTGGGAGATCGGTGGAGGAGATCTTTCGGTCAGTCGTCATAAAGCAAGAAAAACCACATCTTCCTATTGGTTTGCCTCCTGCACTGGAAAATGTTCTCCGTGGTTGCTTTGAGTATGACTTCAGGAAACGCCCCTTGATGGTCAATTTGCTAGAAGCTTTTAAAAG CTCTCTGAATGCTGTTTACGATGATGTGAGCTGGATTGGTCTCGGAAACAAGGTACTGGTAGATAAAGTAACTGGGATTGGATATACTGAGTGGCTACTCTCAAAGGATCAGCTCCAAATAGGTGACACTGTACGTTCTCGTAAGCCACCAAATTCATGCAAAGTTGAAAACATGAATGTCCCAGAAGGAACTATAGTTGGTTTAGAAACCGATGGATTTCTTCTTGTGAGAGTCCATGGAATTCACGATCCTTTACGGATTCATTCATCAACCCTAGAGAGGGTAACACTTGGATTGGCAGCTGGAGACTGGGTTCGtgtaaagaaagaaaataataaacattcacctGTTGGGATTCTTCATTCCATCGAAAGAGATGGAACAGTGGCTGTTGGATTTATAGGAGTGGAAACCCTTTGGAAGGGACATTCGTCAGAGCTCCAAATGGCAGAATCTTACTGTGTTGGTCAGTTTGTGAAGCTGAAAGAGAATATACTGAGCCCTCGGTTTGAGTGGCCTGAGAAACGGGGAAATGAATGTTTCACTGGAAGGATATCCCAGATTCTACCAAATGGGTGTCTTGTTGTTAAGTTCCCTGGAAGATTTGTTTTTAAGGAAGCATTTAAAACCTACCTTGCTGATCCAGCTGAAGTTGAATTAGTGTCGTTCAAAACATGTACTGGGGTTGTAAAGAAGTACCAGCATCTTGAGGCCTTCCACTGGGCAGTGAGGCCCCTTATTTTCTCCCTGGGACTTTTTACTGCAATGAGATTGGGTATGTTTGTTGGAAGGAAAGTTGGAAGGTCAAAGAGGAAGACGGATCAGAGGAAGAAGGACCAGACTATACCAGTGGAGGTTGGTGATCGGCAAAATCAGGATGCCCAGACAGGTGGGAAAGGTTGGAAGGTCACTAATATTCTCTTTCGAGAATGA